From a single Candidatus Baltobacteraceae bacterium genomic region:
- a CDS encoding FliA/WhiG family RNA polymerase sigma factor has translation MKPDLARRYVIGGVELSREEIVHKYLHLVKYVAGRISVNLPPNVEINDLINDGILGLIDAIEKYDDARGVKFETYAITRINGAILDALRSLDWVPRAVRQRARELERVYQELELEYGRAPNEDEVARRMGLSVRELDQLIQRVRGTAVLSLEEFLPNEKGYEIPLVDTLKDEESDVTSEVEQREVRNELVAAVDSLSAQERTVIRLYYFDGQTLKEIKGALGVSESRVSQIHAQAVIHLRQKLRELRADLGYREDDPTIKQKYLRKPPPDPDTRVERISRGEVPGNGDPTGGSAAGLPGRTSERGRS, from the coding sequence ATGAAGCCGGACCTAGCACGTCGCTACGTCATCGGCGGCGTGGAACTTTCGCGAGAAGAGATCGTCCACAAATACCTTCACTTGGTGAAGTACGTGGCCGGTCGCATCTCGGTGAACCTTCCCCCCAACGTCGAGATCAACGATTTGATCAACGATGGTATTTTGGGTTTGATCGACGCGATCGAAAAATACGACGACGCGCGGGGAGTCAAGTTCGAAACGTACGCGATCACGCGAATCAACGGTGCCATCCTCGATGCGCTGCGCTCGCTGGATTGGGTGCCGCGCGCCGTTCGTCAGCGCGCTCGCGAGCTCGAGCGCGTCTATCAGGAACTCGAGCTCGAATACGGCCGGGCCCCCAACGAAGACGAGGTCGCGAGGCGAATGGGTCTGTCCGTTCGCGAGCTCGATCAACTCATCCAGCGTGTGCGCGGCACGGCCGTCTTATCGCTCGAAGAGTTTCTGCCCAACGAAAAAGGCTACGAAATCCCGCTGGTGGACACGCTCAAAGACGAAGAGAGCGACGTGACGTCGGAAGTCGAGCAGCGCGAAGTCCGCAACGAGCTGGTCGCGGCGGTCGACTCGCTGTCGGCGCAAGAACGCACCGTCATTCGGCTCTACTACTTCGACGGCCAGACGCTCAAGGAAATCAAGGGCGCGCTGGGCGTCTCGGAGTCGCGCGTTTCGCAGATTCACGCCCAAGCCGTCATCCATTTGCGCCAGAAGCTGCGCGAGCTGCGCGCCGACCTGGGCTATCGTGAAGACGATCCCACGATCAAACAGAAGTACCTCAGGAAGCCGCCGCCCGACCCCGATACTAGAGTAGAACGAATCTCTCGGGGAGAAGTACCGGGCAATGGCGATCCAACCGGTGGATCTGCAGCTGGCCTACCTGGCCGCACCAGTGAGCGCGGCCGCAGCTAA